A genomic segment from Conger conger chromosome 2, fConCon1.1, whole genome shotgun sequence encodes:
- the znf598 gene encoding E3 ubiquitin-protein ligase ZNF598 — protein sequence MESKSIKDTERSCVLCCQDLDIFALGKCDHPVCYRCSTKMRVLCEQKYCAVCREELDKVIFVKKLEPFAMIAFQQFQCEKKHDIYFSDGKIYAQFRRILQSECPQCLEPRVFAKFEELEQHMRKQHELFCCKLCAKHLRIFTHERKWYNRKDLARHRTQGDPDDTSHRGHPLCKFCDDRYLDNDELLKHLRRDHYFCHFCDSDGAQEYYSDYHYLREHFRESHYLCEEGSCSTEQFTHAFRTEIDYKAHKASAHSKSRAEARQNRHIDLQFSYAPRHQRRNDGIGGDDYEEVDRYNRQGRTGRGGPRGTQQNSRGSWRYSREEEDREIAAAVRASVAARRQEEKRQLQERESQKPRKEESMDTDEGRNHRSVPKPLSEGLGRRNDSQVSTGPKEALRSHATVGPLQKEHFPALGATAAAPPPPIASMIKPAPVKLKEDDFPSLSSAAVSSPMTPAYTAQSRKPSSFQDEDFPALVSKIRPQKPLGNSSSAWSQGSNKNTSQAPKVVPAPPSFVSANPPLPSPAASQPRKKSAVGGGRKPPPKIRSTSSSEEDDPQIGKTTQEIRNVPTMLDISSLLLGKSSTQPGPKSGKRKKQPTSSTPAVTPTLTGEMVSSVAQKENVPETKQLPANIPKPAATPKTNLFVNGHVDKPSENNTPTLPKEPPGLEKQSASVCPLPEEDEFPALIPKKPPPGFKSAFPMKSSQSSVPCPPPGLAAPFNKPPPGFTGIPLNANVVEPAIPAVSEPTNSPGTYLIPDNFQQRNMELIQSIKNFLQNDESKFNEFKTYSGQFRQGVISAAQYHRSCRELLGENFRKVFNELLVLLPDTDKQQELLAAHGDCRVLEKQSGSKPKKNKKNAWQTGSTNSNLELDCQVCPTCRQVVAQKDFSAHKTLHMGDDDFPSLQSISKIIS from the exons ATGGAATCAAAATCTATCAAGGATACCGAGCGAAGCTGTGTTCTTTGCTGCCAGGACCTCGATATTTTCGCACTGGGGAAATGCGATCACCCGGTTTGTTACCGCTGCTCCACCAAGATGAGGGTCCTCTGCGAGCAGAAGTACTGCGCCGTCTGCCGGGAGGAGCTCGACAAG gtGATATTTGTCAAGAAACTGGAACCATTTGCGATGATAGCATTCCAGCAGTttcagtgtgaaaagaagcatgatatttattttagtgATGGCAAGATCTATGCCCAATTCAG GAGGATTCTGCAGTCTGAATGTCCACAGTGTCTTGAGCCAAGAGTTTTTGCTAAATTTGAGGAGTTGGAACAACATATGAGGAAGCAGCATGAGCTTTTTTGCTGCAAATTGTGTGCAAAACATCTGAGg ATATTTACCCATGAGCGAAAATGGTACAACCGGAAAGATTTGGCCCGGCATCGAACGCAAGGGGACCCAGATGACACTTCTCACCGTGGACATCCCCTCTGTAAATTCTGCGATGACCGTTACTTGGACAATGACGAGCTTCTGAAACACCTGCGAAGAGATCactatttctgccatttctgtgaCTCTGATGGAGCTCAGGAATACTACAG CGATTATCATTACCTTCGTGAACATTTCCGAGAAAGCCATTATCTGTGTGAAGAGGGCAGCTGCAGCACTGAGCAGTTCACCCATGCCTTTCGGACTGAGATTGACTACAAGGCCCACAAGGCTTCCGCCCACAGCAAGAGCCGGGCTGAAGCCCGACAGAACCGGCACATAGACCTGCAGTTCAGCTATGCACCCCGACACCAAAGAAGGAATGACG GTATTGGGGGAGATGACTACGAAGAAGTGGATCGCTACAACAGACAAGGGAGGACGGGAAGAGGAGGGCCCAGGGGCACTCAGCAGAACAGCAGAGGAAGCTGGAGATACAGCAG GGAGGAAGAAGACCGCGAGATAGCCGCTGCAGTGAGAGCTTCAGTAGCTGCCCGCAGGCAGGAGGAAAAGAGGCAACTCCAGGAGCGAGAGAGCCAAAAGCCCCGTAAAGAGGAGAGCATGGACACCGATGAAGGCCGAAACCACAGGAGTGTCCCTAAGCCTCTGAGTGAAGGTCTAGGTAGGAGAAACGACTCCCAAGTTTCCACAG GTCCCAAGGAAGCTCTCAGATCCCACGCTACTGTTGGGCCACTGCAGAAAGAGCATTTCCCAGCTTTAGGAGCGACAGCAgctgcaccaccaccacccattGCAAG CATGATCAAACCAGCTCCTGTCAAACTGAAAGAGGACGATTTCCCCAGTTTGTCCAGTGCAGCAGTGTCCTCACCCATGACTCCAGCCTACACCGCACAATCCCGAAAGCCCTCGTCCTTCCAGGATGAGGATTTCCCAGCACTGGTCTCCAAAATCAGACCTCAGAAACCTCTCGGAAACTCCAGCTCTGCCTGGTCCCAGGGCAGCAACAAAAATACGTCCCAAGCACCCAAAGTTGTCCCTGCCCCGCCCTCCTTTGTGTCCGCTAACCCCCCTCTACCCTCTCCTGCCGCTTCCCAGCCCAGGAAGAAGTCTGCTGTAGGGGGTGGCAGAAAGCCCCCTCCCAAAATCAGGTCCACCTCGTCATCCGAAGAGGATGACCCCCAGATTGGGAAGACCACTCAGGAAATCCGCAACGTTCCCACCATGCTGGATATCTCATCCCTGCTGTTGGGGAAGAGCTCGACACAGCCAGGACCGAAGtctggaaagagaaagaaacagcCCACCTCCTCCACACCTGCAGTTACCCCCACCCTCACTGGGGAAATGGTGTCCAGCGTGGCCCAAAAAGAGAACGTTCCAGAGACTAAGCAGCTCCCTGCCAACATTCCCAAACCTGCTGCCACCCCCAAAACAAATCTGTTTGTGAATGGACATGTAGATAAGCCGTCAGAGAACAATACCCCTACTCTTCCCAAAGAGCCCCCTGGACTGGAAAAGCAATCAGCCTCTGTGTGCCCACTTCCGGAAGAGGATGAGTTTCCAGCCTTGATACCCAAAAAACCACCTCCAG GATTCAAAAGTGCATTTCCAATGAAGAGTTCGCAGAGCAGTGTACCCTGCCCTCCACCAGGGTTAGCAGCCCCTTTCAACAAACCTCCTCCAGGATTCACTGGCATCCCACTGAATGCCAATGTGGTGGAACCTGCCATTCCAGCAGTCAGTGA gccGACAAACTCACCTGGGACCTACCTCATACCTGACAACTTCCAGCAGAGGAATATGGAACTTATACAGTCCATAAAAAACTTCCTTCAAAATGATGAGTCCAAGTTCAACGAGTTCAAAACCTATTCAGGCCAATTTAGACAG GGTGTGATCTCAGCAGCCCAGTACCACAGGAGCTGCAGGGAGTTGCTGGGAGAGAACTTCAGGAAGGTCTTTAATGAGCTGCTCGTGCTCCTCCCCGACACCGACAAGCAGCAAGAGCTCCTGGCAGCGCACGGTGACTGCAGGGTCCTGGAGAAGCAGAGCGGTAGCAAGCCCAAGAAGAACAAAAAGAATGCCTGGCAAACAGGCTCCACCAACAGCAACCTGGAGCTGGACTGCCAGGTCTGTCCCACCTGTAGGCAGGTGGTGGCCCAGAAGGACTTCAGTGCCCATAAGACCTTGCACATGGGTGATGATGACTTCCCCTCCTTGCAGTCTATCAGCAAAATTATCAGCTAG